The Amphiura filiformis chromosome 15, Afil_fr2py, whole genome shotgun sequence region gcccgacgctagatttttacaagccgacgacggatgtcggcttgttctgtctcttctcaattcttcttcttcttctttctttcttctggcaactcgtgacattttatgcgtgacttgccacgtttacctctagctctcttatgcttcgacagatttcaaccatacttgagccaaatgaccactggactaggccaaaccttacatttgactttgacccgactgtgacctttgaccttgaccttatggccaaaaatgtcaatttcacaaaaaatgctactccttccacaaattacatgcaatgatcatgtgactcatgcatatgaatcaacatgtggcagtgcttaaaacttcctaaaagaattgaggtcaaaggtcattaaggggtcatttccggtcaaaatctgaaaaatttgtaaaaaatattttaaaaatcactgtctgtacaaattacatagcagagagtcgccattaacacacatgcattgctattagccagggtctttaggatgcctacagttctggggccaaatgtcattaaagggttacttccggtcaaaaaccaaaattatcaaaaatgttcaaaacatttttatttcaaaatgtaaacagaccagaataatataaccaacatacatgaattagtgttccctgatgtatgcatggtattttttattttgggggtcaaaggtcattaaggggtcacttcctgtttttagctgaataacttcaagaatttttatctcaagaactgaacatgttagaattttttaattaaaattggaacaatgcattttgtcgatgtacataaggttttttttttttttttttcaaagatcattaagggggtcaaaaggtcaatcaaaaatttaaaaaaatcaaaatccatgtttaagttcgattaagctgaaattcaccaggaatatttcttatgacatcctaagcacaatgtaagagcagttgaccccatccgtaacccaggggtcaagttataggggtcaaattgcggcttgtattcagcgcctgttgactctagtttcttctttcttctggcaaccaatcaaaatgctctagctccgccaggcattgacagatttcaaccatatttgacccaaatgaccactgggttaggcaaaaccttccatttgactttgaccttgctgtgacctttgacctagctataatggtcaaaatgtgatttcacaaaattgctactccttccacaaattacatgcaatgatcatgtgactcatgcatatgaatcaacatgtggcagtgcttaaaacttcctaaaaagaattgaggtcaaaggtcattaaggggtcatttccgtcaaaatctgaaaaatttgtaaaaaatattcaaaaaatcactgtctgtacaaattacatagcagagagtcgccattaacacacatgcattgctatcagccaGGGtttttaggatgtctacagttttggggtcaaatgtcattaagggttacttccggtcaaaaaccaaaattatcaaaatttttcaaaaattttatctcaaaagataaacagaccagaataatataaccatcacacatgaatcagtgttccctgatgtatgcatggtatttttattttgggggtcaaaggtcattaaagggtcacttcctgtttttagctgaataactttaagaatttttatctcaagaactaaacatgttagaattttttaattaaaattggaacaatgcattttgtcggtgtacataaggttttttttttttttcattgaggtcaaaggtcattaaaggggtcaaaaggtcaatcaaaaatttaaaaaatcaaaatccatgtataagttccgattaagctgaaattcaccaggaatctttcttatgacttcctaagcacaatgtaagagcagttgaccccatccgtgacccaagggtcaagttatagggtcaaaggtcaaatttcgaaattggtccaatcgagctgaaattcaacaggaattattcttacgacattctaaacatgttaaaaatataataatatttatgaccccaaaggtcaaagtttaggggtcaaaggtcaactgcggcggcttgtactcagagtctgttgactctagtttttcttctttttttgcaataaaaaaggaaataaaccatttattttaagaaaaaaaagatCCAAGGCTTTTATCgaacacaatttacagctttaaaagttgcattggtaactttttatcacaaaagaatgtccttgaataccgtaaaaccctgtctacaagcatatatagtgtttttatgaaagctaaattaatttgaAGCCGGCGTAAATATACCcatacaatagattggttttaaataatacttgtttgtatatgcttggatccgtaatttatttgctcaaactccataatggcgcctggattaatgtagctttcatcagaagtactctatatgcttgtagacggggtttacagtatactataaaaaaaaaaatttaaatcccTACCTAACTACcctattttttttcatgttacgccaatgaaacaattttttttaggcctaataaatgGTTGTTGGCTGAAATCTGTTGTTCCCCCCCCGCTTCTGActgctttttcaaaattttctcacacAAACACAAATACTTACTTATTCTTCCCTCTCTACTTCCTGATAATCTTCCTCTGATACTATGGGCAGACTGGAAAACAAAAGGGCAAAATTAGCACAATTATAGAATTTATGGTACGGtacacaatagaggccgtcagcctgtcgccatcttgtgggtacaaatgatctgcatgttcatgcgtcggacagcagggcgcagctgttatcacgcatcaacacggtgattttgctgtccacacatggagatcgaacgaccatcacagcgtgtacccacaagatggcggcaaatgacatcacgctgacggcctctataagaTTATAATGTACGCCAAAAATAAGCGTGTATTTCCGGTAGGGGTCACACATTTTCCTCTTTGGTCGCAATTTTACCACATTTTATACGTCATCTTGATCATTTTCTAACACATGAGCAAATATATTATTTTCTAAGCCTGAAACAACTGATTGTTGTACAAAAACGAGACATAAAATTGATAATCTCCAAAGACAGATAAGAGCAAAAGGATCTAAATAACATTTGATGAGACAGATGAATCAAGATAAAACATAAAGATGACCAGGGCTctatgtaaagtgtgctgaggcttgtggatcaacgtctaggcgttgtgccagtgcgtagcgcactataaatcactgcactttttttttgtgATCTCAGTTCGATGCAGTACCAGCTTGGTTTGGTCAATTACAATCATGAATGAAATTCTGTAAATCTGTACTAGTTAAATTTGCAACAAGAGGGTTTCTCCTCAACAAGTTaactttccattttttttataattaacgACATCATTATTTATCACCATACTTACAATGATACTCTTTCGTCCATCTGGAGTCTTCATCCTCTCACAACCAGAAGTACTTCTAAACGCACTCGTACTACTTGCATTCAACgtcggatgatgatgatgaccaaaTGACATTCCTGCCGATCTGCCACTACCCTTCCCCGTATGCGTATCCCTAGGCGTTGTATACACAATGTCACTAATCTTCCCTTCCCTACTGGCTTGATTAACAAGTTCAGTCACGATTCGTGCTTCGTGCGTCTTGTGACTCGATTTATCTCTAGAGACCCTCGGGTCTGCAGTTTTTAAATTACCACGCTCGTGAGTGATCCTCACGTCGGCCGTGGAACCGGAAGCAATGAGCCCTGAAGCAGTTGAAGTACTTGGCCTGTCTTCTCGTACACTCGGAGGTCCTGGAGTCCGCACCACAGGGACACCAGACGGAAGATTCGTGTACGATCTATGCAGTCTGGTATTGCTTAAATTGTCTAAAGGCGTCCTTCTCGACGCTGATTGAATCGGGCTATTTCGATGCTTTTCACTAGTCCTTTTTCGTTGTGGTTTATTACTAGTTGCAGAGCTAGTGGAAGCCGTCTGACTGTCCGACAGATCATCGGACGTTTCAGTTTTTTTTGTGCGGTTCACTGCTGGTAGGTTTCCTAATTTCAGCTCTACTGCTACTGCTATGTTTCACTGTCCCCACCGGAGGCAGAGGGTTGTTTTTGTTTAGGGATGGAGCTGTTGGTGTTTTCTTGACGGACAAAAGTCGCCTTCTACTTGAACTCTTTGGTTTTCCAGTGGACGGAGGTCTGGGCACTTTTTGTTTCTGTAAAAAAGAAATTGTTACAGAATATGTTGGTTAAGTGTATTGTCTTTCTTTTAATATTGAGATATTAATAAACTATTCCAGGAAATCATGTGTGTGCAAGGAGTGAAACTGTCTTTCTGATTAACAAACACACTGATAATAAGTGTCAATCAATAGGCAGATCAACAGGCGCAATTATTAAGAGCAGAGATTTCTTTTAATTCTTCAGTTACAATGTAGGCCTCTCCATTTTCTCTCAATAAAAGTTTAACAAATTTCAATTGAAAATGATTCAAAAACTTCTGGTGCCGGGCTGGTGCCCTTCTCTGCCCATTAAAGTTGATGACTAACATCACACCTCAGCCTACAGGGCCTCAGATTCGATGAGAATCACCGTAATCAATTATCCTAATGATTCTGGTAACATTTGCAGCGGgaatcaatttctttcattgaatcatgcagtaagtgaaGCGTCTCGGAtggtttttgattctcgcaaaatgGCACAAAATCTAGGCCCTGGCATAAGCAACCATAATTGATTGAAATTACTTTGGCAGTGGTACCTCTTATTGCATCACAAACAGGCCCATGGAAATCTAAAAGGAGTCTTGCTATGTACACTAATTTTCTCAGGCCTGTGAACTACACATCGTTATGTGCGATATAGCAAAATATCTCAGTACCACGCAATGCATTACTGGGAgatttcccacaatgcaatgtgaCCCCggaagtaatgaattaaagataGCGGCTTTTGTACTttcgcaaatttcaaaacaaaattttaacttatttaaggtggtactacaccccttgataaatttgtgactatttttgcatttttctgaaaatataataacacactggtaacaaaagttatataccggtatattttaggggcaaggaattcagttactggaatttcagtgactcaagacaagcggtacgttatttatgagaagaaaagaggtaccactagaatgtacctcatttcttaacatatataatgaaccacttgtcttgaatcactgaaatttcagtgaagtaattggattccttgtgtgtagttattttttgagaaaaatgcaaaattagtcacaaaatttatcagagggtgtagtaccaccttaactgtaTATCCAAGTAAATATTTGTGTAAAACGTATTTTCATGTACTACCACAAGTAATTATGATAATCTCAAAATTGACCGattttcaaaggtcaaattttcgtGCTCAGTGTAAGGAAGCTAAAAAAAATGCCATGGCGATATTTTTGCCCCCTAGATATACGATATGAAAAACACTGGTGATGCCCACACTTACTGTGAACTTTCTACTCACTTGTTTTGTTATTGATAGAGATTCCATCTTAGCTCGTAGGAGCTTCATTTTATTCATGGTGACATCGTTTTCTTGGCACTGTTCTTGAGATGGAAcctgatcttcttcttcttcttctgtagcATTGTACACAGAGGCACCACTGAAATagaaaatatcaatcaattaatcaatggtTACCATAAACATAATCCTTAAATAAGGGAAGTGTGACGTTTGTGAAAATCGGTTATATCGTAATCttcacctgttttttttttttcactaggCGACGCGATCTGTTCCATTCGAgggcaaaggaggcatttttgaaaattgagttactatataattattaccttaaaaACAAACACCACCAGGCTTTCATATACGGTACtggaaacaccaaaggtctagcatatttgagttttgtgatgtgtaacacattttcttatgtattttactgggttttttttcctctctatttttgcctttatctcaatttcaagtaTAAAGTTTGCTGTCTTTGGCCCCATATTTGTGAGTTTTCCATGTACGATGCACTCTAAACATTATAGACCGCTTTGGTCATTCCCAGATCTTCTTTTGCAAATCCCGAAACTATGTCGTTAAAGCCAGTGCTCTTGTTCAACGTCAGCAGGTATTCTCGAAACTGTGTCATGCCACGCTACATTTGGAATCATTCATTCACATTCACTTATCGTAGAACACATACATGAGAAATATAATGCCAAGATAATATGTGACAGTGAAGGAATCACATGAAAGACTGAAAGTCTGTGATCCCCTGGCTGGgtttagttcagttcagttcagttttaagTCATCTCTACAAATGGAATGGCATTATAAGTAAGCACCagaaaaatgtgtgatttttgagAGCAAGGTTCGTGGCACTGGTTTTAGAAAATTCATGATTTGTGCGATTTATCCataatattcccaaaatttttcagtttttaaactgaaaattctcatgcctgatctCTAAGTCAGGAAGTGGGGACAGAGGAAATTCCCccgtttaaaaaaattcatgtcatTCATTACCTTAGTGACTCTGACAATGGTGTGAGTGTACCATCCCCTCTGTCTACAACTCGGAAGAAGTTGAGTTGGTCTCCTTCTCGGAAGACAAGTAATGTGACCTGGCGGTTACCTGGAAGCTTCTCCCAGATCTCATCTCGGTTCGCTTCCATATATTCTGCCATTTCACGGATAGCGGGGTCCTCCATAGGCACTGTGtgaagaagaaaaataaaattgacatTCAATCGATTTCAAAATGGTAACTTGGGTTTTTGCCTCTGTTGTTTGCGAGCTCTTAAGATAGTAGTTAAGGTAGTTGGATGCCCATCTTTTGACAGTGACAATATGAGacaccccccaacacacacactcTACTTAACAATTTACCAACAGAACTGACAAGTTCAATCCTGTACGGAAGAAAGGATTGATAGTAATCTCTGGGTCAGGAAGTGAGGATAGAGAACATTTCCTCATTTATTTTCCACCAAGAAAAGACACCCAACACATGTTGGTGTACCCATCTACTAAATCCtaaaaactttttgtttgcttGCATCCAACTCAAATCTTTTGCAAGATCAAACCACATGATAATATTATAACACTATTTGAGTATTTGTGTTGAATAATGCCACAAACTTACCTCTTCTTGTGTTTATTGGACCACCCCGCATAGCTAGCACCAACTTCAAAGAACTACTTGGAGGAATGCTGTATAATAGAACAAAACATATGTATGcttttaaaatataataaattattatttgattCACAAGTCCTTAACTACAACTACATTTAcaaccagtgtccgaaataaggaaaatatggaggttgtcccgaggacaactaaagcataaattctgcttgtcctcaaaacattttggttgtccccaaaatgtgtcatgatTTTAGAGGTAATATTTAGTGATtatccaggggataagtacatagctcaatatggttgtccccggtgatttttggacaagaggacaagaggataagtgcttatttcgaacactgtttaCAACTACTTTGAAAGTTGCAAACTGAACACAATTCAGTGATAATGATGTGGTAAACAGAAGTTCAGGTACAATACCCCAAAAGTAACAATAAAATGATCCCCCACATCTTTATGAATCATAAGTGGTCTTTCACCCACAAATCTCCTGAACCCATTATCATTTATTGACTGAACCCATTGTCTCTTCATGTATTTATGATTTTATCCACCATTTATCTAGTTTTGTACAAAGTTCATGTACTTTATCATGTAATTATTGCTTAATTGCTTTGCTGACTGTGACTCACCGAGGAATAAATCAGAAACATTTAAACCATGAGGTCAATGTTTTAACATCTTTAACATCTCCCGAGTGAGTGCTTACAATTACATCAGTGTCTTTAAATTACAATGTGATCATGAAGCACATTGAAATAGATATTCATCATGAAGCAACATGCTGTATGTACGTTTTAGATAGGATAAGGATAGCCTTGAACTGATACATCTCAAATAATACATCCTCTGCAATGGCAAGGTAGTCAATATAGTATGAATATAGCTTTGCACTTTTGACAACcgtgcaaaatatttctttagGCAAGCTACAAGTACACTCTATTTAGAAACCTGCGAGGGACTGTGTTTCTTAGTGGGcttatttgaaaagaaaaaaaacataaaGATCCACTGAATATTGTTATGAAGAGTCTTACAAAAGTCACACAACACCACCCTTTCTACCAGTCCACCCTTTATACCAAGACAAAGTTTAAAATCCCCATTCTTGTACTTGATAACAATGTACATGGGTATGTATCGTGTCACATCAACTAGCTTACTTACCCATAGTCATGTAGACAATAATCATCCTCCAATTCAACTGCTTTCCAAATCAAATGTTGTTGGGAGATTGGAATACCTGAAATACACAAATCAAAATATACAAGCTATGCTTTATTCAATCAccaatttttcttctttttttaaatatctcaaTTTCTCGGGTTCATCATAGACATAGTGGGCGTACAATGTATAGCAAGCCttggtgatatcatgaaaaaccctcattttacTAGCAAATAGTATACActtttggaaagctttttaccaCAAGAATCCTTATGcagtttaaaaaatataaatgcgGGATACACActaaagaaaatatatttttgtaaaaacattttaaggcaTGAACTAAGCTTACttatttttttcacaccctgtatcaccagggttggcacaatttaaatcaattgacTTAAATCATGAttaaaatcacaatttaaatcaaatgatttttttttaatcactgatttaaatcaaactaGCAGAATGCCTGTGCTCCGTGCGGGCCTCCACTAGTTGATCCAGAGGATGgtaccatattacaaccaccggagtaacatgcattggcgctagtagtaaattccaattttctttgcctcacttgttcggctcaaaattaaaaggggacatatctgacagtaaatgctatcaTGTTATTGAAAATGAGTACTACggtaatctatttttaaagaaatgttatatggctttaaatctgatttttcaaaaaagtgtatttttatttcggttttttttaaatcaataaaatcgccaACCCTGTGTATCACCGACACCACTTCGGTCAATCATAACAACATAGGCAAGCAAAACATTGTCaaacctagtccgaataatcagacccagaacaaaatattaatttctgacatgatcatgttctgggtctgaactgtttgcattcgaaatcttgatgccaaattggacaaaagaagcacatggtcctacttcacagttttataatcccctattcatgttgcgtgaatcactctattgtggaccatccttttgatacttgagtatttggacaagcggaacagttttgacaggccttttgtctacctctctgtttgtaaacaaacgaggaggtcgaaattgtccttctcggcgaatacgaaaggcagcataatagtacggcactatgtCAAACCTTTCTGTACATGCTGTATGTTTCCAATGCAATGTTTAGGCGAATCCACATGGATTTCTGAGCCTGTCAATGCCTGTAGGTAAGGCCTACCGTACTTATTTATAAatttgaaggggtgggtgtaatatagtcctaaccctcccccttttttcggtgcacttgttactggtttcAAATCAGTTGCagttaagagccagtctcccttattatgtacccaaatcaggggggttgtgatacaaaaaaaatagaattttctctaaaaaataattttggtacatattagcaccaacaactcacatgtaaaatatgagcgtgcacagcgcctcgttcagcttgaaaaattcttgaaatttcagcctctctgagccttacttgcaaatggtaaactttggaggtgcataacatcgcatgcgccatcatcatcccaacctgcattttgcatttttttttaagtaccaaatggttacattacaaaaaccaagaaaaaaaattgggatcttgatggcgcacaaaatcagcaaatccaatgatttgatgaaaaagtCCGAACAAGAacaattagtgcgcccacatgagcccactatccaatcatccaaaaagtaagatgggatcttgttggcgctcATTtatattgcgggtcaaagttccacttttgtgctgca contains the following coding sequences:
- the LOC140171592 gene encoding LOW QUALITY PROTEIN: AN1-type zinc finger protein 4-like (The sequence of the model RefSeq protein was modified relative to this genomic sequence to represent the inferred CDS: inserted 1 base in 1 codon); amino-acid sequence: MQPIEEGQLEYLEYPEYADIMEXFVETLTGTVFELRVSPFETVISVKKKIQRLEGIPISQQHLIWKAVELEDDYCLHDYGIPPSSSLKLVLAMRGGPINTRRVPMEDPAIREMAEYMEANRDEIWEKLPGNRQVTLLVFREGDQLNFFRVVDRGDGTLTPLSESLSGASVYNATEEEEEDQVPSQEQCQENDVTMNKMKLLRAKMESLSITKQKQKVPRPPSTGKPKSSSRRRLLSVKKTPTAPSLNKNNPLPPVGTVKHSTVNRTKKTETSDDLSDSQTASTSSATSNKPQRKRTSEKHRNSPIQSASRRTPLDNLSNTRLHRSYTNLPSGVPVVRTPGPPSVREDRPSTSTASGLIASGSTADVRITHERGNLKTADPRVSRDKSSHKTHEARIVTELVNQASREGKISDIVYTTPRDTHTGKGSGRSAGMSFGHHHHPTLNASSTSAFRSTSGCERMKTPDGRKSIISAHSIRGRLSGSREGRIISPAHHRLPPVTKATVLTSSKKKSNKLRCFLCNKKTGLATSYQCRCSRNFCATHRYAEAHSCGYDYKSEGRKFLQQSNPLVSAPNCQKYKAIAKSESFGYKCVNYFCFLLYSFTTPEPEIA